The following are encoded together in the Clostridium sp. BJN0013 genome:
- a CDS encoding amino acid ABC transporter substrate-binding protein, producing the protein MKKIGLLISVLLIFAVALTGCGASKGDNKSATNATNDTDLLSKIKKDGVIRIGTEGTYSPFTFHDKNEKLTGFDVEIAEEVAKRLGVKAQFVETKWDGMFAGLDAKRFDIIVNEVGIKPERQKKYDFSTPYIVTKGVLIVAKDNEDIKKFEDLKGKKSAQTLTSNYAELAKSYNAEVVQDDGFNQSIDLILSKRADATINDNISFLDLKKQKPDIAVKVVDEQPDAASNGIMFRKGNKELVDAVNKALADMKSDGTFLKISNKWFNSDVSK; encoded by the coding sequence ATGAAAAAAATTGGCTTACTAATTAGTGTTTTATTGATATTTGCTGTAGCTCTTACAGGATGCGGAGCTAGTAAAGGTGACAATAAATCTGCAACTAATGCAACCAACGATACTGATTTACTGTCCAAGATAAAAAAAGATGGAGTAATACGAATTGGCACTGAAGGAACCTATTCACCATTTACATTTCACGATAAAAATGAAAAGTTAACTGGTTTTGATGTGGAAATAGCAGAGGAAGTGGCTAAACGTTTAGGTGTAAAAGCCCAATTTGTTGAAACAAAATGGGATGGAATGTTTGCTGGATTAGATGCCAAAAGGTTTGATATCATAGTTAATGAGGTTGGAATAAAGCCAGAACGTCAGAAAAAATATGATTTTTCAACTCCATATATAGTTACAAAGGGAGTGCTTATAGTTGCTAAAGACAATGAAGATATTAAAAAGTTTGAAGATTTAAAAGGTAAAAAATCTGCACAAACATTAACTAGCAATTATGCCGAACTTGCCAAATCTTATAATGCTGAAGTTGTACAAGATGATGGATTCAATCAGTCCATTGACTTAATACTTTCCAAACGTGCAGATGCAACTATTAATGATAATATATCCTTTTTAGATCTAAAAAAGCAAAAACCAGATATAGCAGTAAAAGTAGTTGATGAACAGCCAGATGCAGCTTCCAATGGAATTATGTTTAGAAAAGGAAATAAAGAATTGGTAGATGCTGTAAACAAGGCATTAGCCGATATGAAATCAGATGGCACTTTTCTAAAGATATCCAATAAATGGTTTAATTCCGATGTATCTAAATAG
- a CDS encoding amino acid ABC transporter permease, which translates to MHISDGAIRIIQILQDSFFPLLKAGIQFTVPLTLESFILGLVLALVTALARISNVKPFVLLARFYVWIIRGTPLLVQLFIIFYGLPAVGITMEPLPAAIIGFTLSVGAYNSEIIRAAILSIPKGQWEAAFSVGMTNTQVIRRIILPQAVRVSVPPLSNSFISLVKDTSLAASITLTEMFQVAQRITASTYEPLWLYSEAAFIYLIFCTVLSSIQNKIELKVEKYISI; encoded by the coding sequence ATGCATATAAGTGATGGAGCAATAAGAATAATACAAATATTACAAGATTCTTTTTTTCCTTTGTTAAAAGCTGGTATTCAATTTACTGTGCCGCTTACATTAGAATCGTTTATTCTGGGGTTGGTTCTTGCATTAGTAACAGCTTTAGCCCGTATATCAAATGTTAAGCCTTTTGTACTATTGGCACGTTTTTATGTATGGATTATAAGAGGAACTCCTTTATTAGTACAATTATTCATTATATTTTATGGATTGCCAGCGGTGGGTATAACAATGGAACCACTGCCAGCAGCTATTATTGGATTTACATTGAGTGTGGGAGCATATAATTCTGAAATAATTAGGGCTGCTATTTTATCAATACCTAAAGGTCAGTGGGAAGCGGCATTTTCTGTAGGTATGACAAATACTCAAGTAATCCGGCGTATTATTTTACCTCAGGCAGTACGGGTTTCTGTGCCACCTCTGTCTAATTCTTTTATATCACTGGTTAAAGATACTTCACTTGCTGCCAGCATTACCCTAACTGAAATGTTTCAGGTGGCACAAAGAATAACAGCATCAACCTATGAACCTCTGTGGTTATATAGTGAAGCTGCATTTATATATTTAATATTTTGTACGGTGCTGTCTTCAATTCAAAATAAAATTGAGCTGAAGGTGGAAAAATACATATCTATATAA
- a CDS encoding metal ABC transporter substrate-binding protein, protein MFIFAGCSSKTAETTNTNSQSKIKVVVSFNAMKEFASAIGKDKIAITTIVPNGTEPHDFEPTTESLKNLSNANVFIYNGLGMESWTDKILKSIDNKNLVVVNASKDSNPIKNTDAEEIKEHGEYDPHIWISLKGAEVESKNIKDALVKVDPSNKEFYEKNYDEFSKQLKDLHNEYTKKFETVKNKNFVTGHAAFAYLCRDYGLNQNSVENIFAEGEPSTKKLKELIDYCKQDKITTIFMEDMVSPKVSTTLANEIGAKVEKIYTLESKEDNKNYIESMKNNLEIIYTSLK, encoded by the coding sequence ATGTTTATTTTTGCCGGCTGCAGCAGCAAAACGGCTGAAACTACTAATACAAACTCCCAATCCAAAATAAAAGTTGTAGTATCCTTTAATGCCATGAAAGAATTTGCTTCAGCTATTGGAAAAGATAAAATTGCCATTACTACAATAGTTCCTAATGGAACGGAACCTCACGATTTTGAACCAACTACAGAAAGTCTTAAGAATTTAAGCAATGCCAATGTATTTATATACAATGGACTAGGCATGGAATCCTGGACAGACAAGATTTTAAAATCTATTGATAATAAAAATTTAGTTGTAGTAAATGCTTCAAAGGACTCAAATCCCATCAAAAATACTGACGCTGAAGAAATAAAAGAACATGGGGAATATGATCCTCATATTTGGATTAGTTTAAAGGGTGCAGAAGTTGAATCCAAAAATATCAAAGATGCTTTAGTTAAAGTGGACCCTTCAAATAAAGAATTCTATGAAAAAAATTATGATGAATTTTCAAAACAACTAAAGGATCTCCATAATGAATATACTAAAAAATTTGAAACCGTGAAAAACAAAAATTTTGTAACAGGCCATGCTGCCTTTGCATACCTCTGTAGAGATTATGGTCTGAATCAAAACAGTGTAGAAAATATATTTGCAGAAGGAGAACCTTCTACAAAAAAATTAAAAGAACTGATAGATTACTGCAAACAAGATAAAATAACAACTATATTTATGGAAGACATGGTAAGTCCTAAAGTATCTACCACCCTGGCCAATGAAATAGGCGCCAAGGTCGAAAAAATATATACACTTGAAAGTAAAGAGGATAACAAAAACTACATTGAAAGTATGAAAAATAATTTAGAGATAATTTATACTAGTTTAAAATAG
- the gdhA gene encoding NADP-specific glutamate dehydrogenase produces the protein MSYVDSVLEELIKKDAPQKEFIQAVTEVLNSIRPVIDSNSHFKEMGLLERIVEPERVLMFRVPWVDDNKKVRVNRGFRVQFNSAIGPYKGGLRFHPSVNLSIIKFLGFEQIFKNSLTGMPIGGGKGGADFDPKGKSDHEIMVFCQSFMTELFHHIGPDTDVPAGDIGVGSREIGYLYGQYKRLTNRFHGVLTGKGLTYGGSLARTQATGYGVIYFAEEMLKIKNDSIKNKKIVISGSGNVAIYAAEKAMALNGKVIALSDSTGWIYDKEGVDLETVKKIKLVNHSRLRDYVSIHKNAEYHKGKGIWSIPCDIALPCATQNELNAKDASTLIKNGVKMVVEGANMPTTIEAIQLLQSEGTLYAPGKAANAGGVATSALEMSQNSIRTSWTFYEVDTRLRHIMSSIHEHTYDAAEAYGHKGNYLVGANIAGFLKVAEAMMEQGIV, from the coding sequence ATGTCTTACGTTGATTCCGTACTGGAAGAACTCATTAAAAAAGATGCCCCGCAAAAAGAGTTTATTCAAGCTGTCACAGAAGTTCTGAATTCTATTAGACCTGTAATTGATTCCAACAGCCACTTTAAAGAGATGGGACTTTTGGAACGTATAGTGGAACCTGAACGAGTTTTGATGTTCCGTGTACCCTGGGTGGATGACAACAAAAAGGTAAGGGTAAACCGTGGATTTCGTGTGCAATTCAACAGTGCCATTGGCCCTTATAAAGGAGGACTTCGTTTTCACCCCTCTGTCAATCTCAGTATCATCAAATTTCTTGGTTTTGAGCAGATCTTTAAAAATTCACTGACCGGTATGCCTATCGGAGGCGGTAAAGGCGGTGCGGATTTTGATCCCAAAGGCAAATCCGATCATGAAATAATGGTATTTTGCCAGAGTTTCATGACTGAACTCTTTCATCATATAGGGCCGGATACAGATGTACCTGCCGGTGATATTGGTGTTGGAAGTCGTGAAATTGGATATCTTTATGGTCAGTATAAAAGACTGACCAATCGTTTTCATGGTGTTTTAACTGGGAAAGGGTTAACTTACGGGGGATCATTAGCCCGCACCCAGGCAACCGGTTATGGTGTAATTTATTTTGCAGAAGAAATGCTGAAAATTAAAAACGATTCCATTAAAAACAAGAAAATTGTCATTTCAGGTTCAGGCAATGTAGCTATCTATGCTGCTGAAAAAGCCATGGCATTAAATGGGAAAGTCATAGCGCTTAGTGATTCCACAGGTTGGATATATGATAAAGAAGGGGTAGATTTAGAAACAGTGAAAAAAATCAAACTGGTTAACCACAGCCGTCTCAGAGATTATGTATCCATTCACAAAAATGCAGAATATCACAAAGGTAAAGGTATATGGTCCATTCCTTGTGATATTGCCCTGCCCTGTGCCACACAAAATGAACTGAATGCAAAGGATGCCTCAACTCTTATTAAAAATGGTGTAAAAATGGTTGTTGAAGGTGCAAATATGCCTACAACCATTGAGGCTATACAACTTTTACAAAGTGAAGGAACACTCTATGCCCCTGGAAAAGCAGCCAATGCCGGCGGAGTGGCCACTTCCGCACTGGAAATGAGTCAAAATTCCATCCGTACAAGCTGGACTTTTTATGAAGTTGATACCCGCCTGCGCCACATTATGTCCAGCATTCATGAGCATACCTACGATGCAGCAGAAGCTTATGGTCACAAAGGAAACTATTTAGTCGGTGCCAATATAGCCGGCTTTCTAAAAGTAGCAGAAGCTATGATGGAGCAGGGAATAGTTTAA
- a CDS encoding ABC transporter permease yields MKNIYKVELLKLKHSKILGIVMFLPLFFVILGFGNFLRYKDLFTSKGQNIWQQIYTQSSMFYGLFLIVLFITILVAVLVRIENSGDNFKRILALPVKRSDIYISKLFIGCGMVLLNLFIFTLLIIAAGIIAAPNNESMPKEIIYSPLLCFIASLPVIAIQYYLTMKFENIAVPLGVGVVFSLPSVLINNTRYWILFPWAYPGRALLNGSNLNFPYPNYMYIISLAVFVIFIIVGVYEFNKKDI; encoded by the coding sequence ATGAAGAATATATATAAAGTGGAATTATTAAAATTAAAACATTCAAAAATACTGGGCATAGTTATGTTTTTGCCTTTATTCTTCGTAATCCTAGGTTTTGGAAATTTCCTAAGATACAAAGATCTCTTCACATCAAAAGGTCAGAACATATGGCAGCAGATATACACTCAAAGTTCCATGTTTTATGGACTATTTCTCATAGTTTTGTTTATTACTATTTTAGTTGCAGTTTTAGTGAGAATAGAAAACAGTGGAGATAACTTTAAAAGAATACTTGCATTACCTGTAAAAAGAAGTGATATATACATATCAAAACTATTTATAGGCTGTGGTATGGTACTTTTGAATCTTTTTATCTTTACTCTACTTATAATTGCTGCAGGAATAATTGCAGCACCCAATAATGAGAGTATGCCAAAAGAGATTATATATTCTCCCCTGTTGTGCTTTATAGCTTCACTTCCTGTTATAGCAATTCAATACTACTTGACCATGAAATTTGAAAACATTGCAGTTCCTTTAGGAGTGGGAGTGGTATTTTCTCTTCCATCAGTACTTATAAACAACACCAGATACTGGATATTATTTCCCTGGGCTTATCCTGGAAGGGCACTTTTAAATGGTTCAAATTTAAATTTTCCCTACCCCAATTATATGTATATAATATCCCTGGCAGTATTTGTTATTTTTATAATTGTTGGTGTATATGAATTCAATAAAAAAGATATATGA
- a CDS encoding ABC transporter permease yields the protein MSFICVLKSELAKYKRSLLWKGVFFIPVFSSILLFIDLHLRYDYLMESSRIKELAQIGIYNKMDVLLYENHLSTLWSILLNLSVVIIAFIVNYMEYSENTWKQIVARPVKRMKIYLSKWIIVFTASVALIALNGIFVILIKKFFGIEGNSALIFKYVLLEIAAVSGVVSFQQFISCYIKNSLVAAAIGFAGTIGSYLLAQSKILGNINPFSCVLRSLPLGDMNDAYIAAIFGAISGILWLIIGILEFNRRDIK from the coding sequence ATGAGCTTTATATGTGTTTTAAAATCTGAATTGGCAAAGTATAAAAGATCTCTATTGTGGAAAGGTGTATTTTTTATTCCGGTATTTTCATCTATTCTTTTATTTATAGATCTTCATCTAAGATATGATTATTTAATGGAAAGCAGTCGAATAAAGGAATTAGCCCAAATAGGAATTTATAATAAAATGGATGTTCTGCTTTATGAAAATCATTTATCTACATTGTGGTCCATACTTTTAAATTTATCTGTGGTAATAATAGCTTTTATTGTAAACTACATGGAATACAGTGAAAATACCTGGAAACAAATAGTGGCAAGACCTGTAAAAAGAATGAAAATTTATCTATCTAAATGGATCATAGTATTTACAGCATCAGTTGCTTTGATAGCTTTAAATGGGATTTTTGTAATACTTATAAAAAAGTTCTTTGGAATTGAAGGAAATTCTGCATTGATTTTTAAATATGTACTTCTGGAAATTGCTGCAGTCTCAGGAGTAGTAAGTTTCCAGCAGTTTATAAGCTGTTACATCAAAAATTCCTTAGTTGCCGCTGCCATAGGATTTGCAGGTACTATAGGATCATATCTGCTTGCACAGAGTAAGATACTTGGAAATATAAATCCATTTTCCTGTGTTTTAAGATCACTTCCCTTAGGGGACATGAATGATGCCTATATCGCTGCCATTTTTGGAGCAATCTCAGGTATATTATGGCTTATCATAGGAATTTTAGAATTTAATAGAAGGGATATAAAATAG
- a CDS encoding ABC transporter ATP-binding protein, with protein sequence MSEKIIETKNLTKEFKGFKAVDKLSLTVKKGRVYGFLGPNGAGKSTTIRMLLGLITPTKGQIKIFDKNLKENRLTILRKIGSLVESPSYYGNLTAYENLEVTAKLLELDYKYIDEVLDFVKLTEWKNRQCKKFSLGMKQRLGIAQALISKPELLILDEPTNGLDPSGIHEIRELIKNLPKIYNMTVIISSHNLSEIELTADDIGIINRGNMLFQGTLEELHSRSKGEICIGVKDLKKAAHTLNDYGYKYKIKDDDIFVKPLEVEPYEILKQLILNDNRVFKFIEVQKSLEEIFLDLTEGGKNI encoded by the coding sequence ATGTCAGAAAAAATTATAGAAACTAAAAACTTAACCAAGGAATTTAAAGGTTTTAAGGCAGTAGACAAGCTGAGCCTTACAGTAAAAAAAGGTAGGGTATATGGATTTCTGGGGCCAAACGGTGCTGGAAAATCTACAACCATAAGAATGCTCCTGGGACTTATAACGCCTACAAAAGGACAAATTAAAATATTTGATAAAAATTTAAAGGAAAATAGACTGACCATTTTGAGAAAAATTGGCTCTCTGGTTGAATCCCCCTCCTATTATGGAAATTTAACTGCCTATGAAAATCTAGAGGTAACAGCAAAACTTTTGGAACTTGATTATAAATACATTGATGAAGTTTTAGATTTTGTAAAACTTACTGAATGGAAAAACAGACAATGCAAAAAATTTTCTCTTGGAATGAAGCAAAGACTTGGAATCGCCCAGGCACTTATATCAAAGCCGGAACTTTTAATATTAGATGAGCCTACCAATGGACTTGACCCCTCTGGAATTCATGAAATAAGGGAGCTTATAAAAAATCTTCCTAAAATTTATAATATGACAGTAATTATATCCAGCCATAATTTAAGTGAAATTGAACTTACAGCAGATGACATAGGTATCATAAACAGAGGGAATATGTTGTTTCAAGGTACTCTTGAAGAACTTCATTCAAGAAGCAAAGGCGAGATCTGTATAGGAGTAAAGGACTTGAAAAAAGCAGCCCATACATTGAATGATTATGGCTATAAATACAAAATAAAAGACGATGATATTTTCGTAAAACCCCTGGAAGTGGAACCTTATGAAATTTTAAAGCAGTTAATATTAAATGACAACAGAGTATTTAAATTTATAGAAGTACAAAAATCTCTTGAAGAAATATTTCTTGATCTCACTGAAGGGGGAAAAAATATATGA
- a CDS encoding response regulator transcription factor: MYDEILDKKILLIDDEIELLKLMETVLRKEGFKRIFKALKGMDGINLCKNEKPDIVVLDVMMEDMDGFEVCKAIREFSYVPVVFLSARGDHIDKILALGLGADDYVTKPFSPKEVVFRIKAHLRRNIYIKNELTMKKEKICFGDLIIDFQKGEVLKSGKNVTLTPKEYHLLCYMVQNANQILTKEMICDEVWNDNYEGYDNTIMVHMRKLRQKLESNPSKPQYIVTVKGLGYKFNIPQN, encoded by the coding sequence ATGTATGATGAAATTTTAGATAAAAAAATTCTTTTAATTGATGATGAAATAGAATTGTTGAAGCTTATGGAGACAGTTCTCAGAAAAGAAGGCTTCAAGAGGATATTTAAAGCTTTAAAGGGTATGGATGGAATAAATTTATGTAAAAATGAAAAACCTGATATAGTAGTTTTAGATGTTATGATGGAGGATATGGATGGTTTTGAAGTTTGTAAAGCCATAAGAGAATTTTCTTATGTACCTGTTGTTTTTTTATCTGCCAGAGGTGACCATATAGATAAAATACTGGCTCTTGGATTGGGAGCAGATGATTATGTGACAAAACCTTTCAGCCCTAAAGAAGTCGTATTTAGAATTAAAGCCCACTTAAGGAGAAATATATACATAAAAAATGAACTCACCATGAAAAAGGAGAAAATATGCTTTGGAGATTTAATTATTGATTTTCAAAAGGGAGAAGTGTTAAAGAGCGGCAAAAATGTTACACTTACCCCTAAAGAGTATCATCTTTTATGTTATATGGTGCAAAATGCCAATCAGATATTGACAAAGGAGATGATATGTGATGAGGTGTGGAATGATAATTATGAAGGATATGACAATACCATAATGGTTCATATGAGAAAGCTCAGACAAAAATTAGAAAGTAATCCCTCAAAGCCCCAATATATAGTTACCGTAAAGGGACTGGGATATAAGTTTAATATTCCCCAAAATTAA
- a CDS encoding sensor histidine kinase produces MKFMNKIKTNWSLTTKFLVTLVFIIMIEFIVVMFVWRSAIIYTKNNLPGFNPEKFTWTFSKYIDIEDNKPVLNEEGKSELVKNKAWIQIIDESFKEMYSFKKPQEVPKVYIPIKMAHIYKYDIANYSIFISEKEYDNESFTYIIGFPTWRIAKHTVIFNPTALRNFFGGGFIVLLAVNVIIAVIASYFIFGKRMGRPLETIINSINELSRGHYETNHVEQGVYKNVFANLNNLGKTLKENKNKREEMEKMRENWISSISHDVKTPLSSIKGYAEIMKDSDYTFSQDEILEYSKIIYDKSSYIQGLVEDLNLTYKLKNRIIPLKKESVNVVALIQNIIVEILNHPLYSNRNINIYFERENINIFTDKNLFKRAISNLIFNAIIHNPQEVRVDVSVYEKDRVHILIKDNGRGISQNDLKYIFERYYRGTNTNVSVEGSGLGMAISKQIIDAQGGSINVESTLGKGTNIDIVL; encoded by the coding sequence ATGAAATTTATGAACAAAATTAAAACCAATTGGAGCCTTACAACAAAATTTTTAGTAACTCTGGTATTTATAATTATGATAGAGTTTATTGTAGTTATGTTTGTATGGAGAAGCGCTATTATATACACCAAAAATAATTTGCCAGGATTTAATCCTGAAAAGTTTACATGGACTTTTTCAAAATATATAGATATTGAAGATAATAAGCCTGTTTTGAATGAAGAAGGTAAAAGTGAGCTTGTAAAAAATAAAGCCTGGATTCAAATAATAGATGAAAGTTTTAAGGAAATGTATTCTTTTAAAAAGCCACAGGAGGTACCAAAGGTATACATTCCCATAAAAATGGCCCATATTTATAAATATGACATAGCCAATTATTCTATATTTATAAGTGAAAAAGAATATGATAATGAAAGTTTTACATATATTATAGGTTTTCCTACCTGGCGTATAGCAAAACACACTGTTATTTTCAATCCAACTGCACTTAGAAATTTTTTTGGAGGAGGGTTTATTGTACTTTTAGCTGTAAATGTTATTATTGCAGTGATTGCCTCTTATTTTATATTTGGAAAAAGAATGGGAAGGCCTCTTGAAACTATTATTAACAGTATAAATGAGCTTTCCAGGGGACATTATGAAACTAATCATGTGGAACAGGGGGTTTATAAAAATGTATTTGCCAATTTAAATAATTTAGGCAAAACTCTTAAAGAAAATAAAAATAAAAGAGAAGAAATGGAAAAGATGAGGGAGAACTGGATTTCCTCCATATCCCATGATGTAAAAACCCCCCTGTCTTCTATAAAAGGATATGCTGAAATAATGAAAGATTCTGATTACACTTTTTCACAGGATGAAATTTTAGAGTATTCAAAAATAATATACGATAAATCTTCCTATATTCAGGGGTTAGTTGAAGATTTGAATCTCACTTATAAATTGAAAAACAGGATCATACCCTTAAAAAAAGAAAGTGTAAATGTGGTGGCACTTATTCAAAATATAATTGTGGAAATTTTAAATCACCCTCTATATTCAAATAGAAATATAAATATTTATTTTGAAAGAGAAAATATAAATATTTTCACAGATAAAAATCTATTTAAAAGGGCCATCTCCAATTTGATTTTTAATGCCATAATACATAATCCACAGGAAGTTAGGGTGGATGTTTCAGTTTATGAAAAAGATAGAGTTCATATTTTAATAAAAGATAATGGCAGGGGAATATCCCAGAATGATTTAAAATACATTTTTGAAAGATATTACAGAGGCACAAATACCAATGTTTCTGTTGAAGGTTCTGGACTTGGAATGGCCATATCCAAACAGATAATAGATGCCCAGGGAGGCAGTATAAATGTAGAGAGTACTTTAGGCAAGGGTACCAATATAGATATAGTACTGTAG
- a CDS encoding response regulator transcription factor: MKKILIVEDNIALSTGLSFDLEREGYKVDTVCSSGQAREAVRETEFDLIVLDINLPDGSGFELCRWIKELRDIPLIFLTACDMEKDTIKGFELGADDYITKPFSMGIFRRRVAAVLKRCEKENIGNIYNDGYLMVDFDKLMVIRENKTFMLTSSEYRLMKIFVANSGKVLTRQILLQKLWDNDGNFVDEHALTVNVNRLRNKIENKGHKYIKTVYGMGYMWVGEKCNVL, from the coding sequence ATGAAAAAAATACTTATAGTAGAAGATAATATAGCTTTAAGTACAGGTCTCAGTTTTGATTTGGAGAGGGAGGGTTATAAGGTTGATACAGTTTGTAGTTCCGGCCAGGCAAGAGAAGCTGTAAGGGAAACTGAATTTGATTTAATTGTACTGGATATAAATCTTCCAGATGGCAGTGGTTTTGAACTCTGCAGATGGATAAAAGAATTAAGAGACATTCCACTTATATTTCTCACTGCCTGTGATATGGAAAAGGATACTATAAAAGGTTTTGAATTAGGTGCCGATGATTACATAACCAAGCCTTTTAGCATGGGGATTTTTAGAAGGCGTGTGGCAGCCGTATTAAAACGCTGTGAAAAAGAGAACATAGGGAATATTTACAATGATGGATATCTTATGGTTGATTTTGATAAATTGATGGTAATTAGAGAAAATAAAACATTTATGCTTACATCTTCTGAGTATAGGCTTATGAAAATTTTTGTTGCCAACAGCGGCAAGGTTCTCACAAGACAAATTTTATTGCAGAAACTTTGGGATAATGATGGAAACTTTGTTGATGAACATGCTCTAACGGTTAATGTAAACCGTCTTAGAAATAAAATAGAAAATAAAGGTCATAAATATATTAAAACTGTCTATGGGATGGGTTATATGTGGGTAGGTGAAAAATGCAATGTTTTATAA
- a CDS encoding sensor histidine kinase: MFYKSSSKGIYISWAASWIFTFICFCCVTFQITEKWSLRLLLLGFAGLFQFIALLAVAALRRKIVYFSESMSVCLDNMIKGSEEVHFNLETETLMAKLQIKLKRLYDIMENNSNKNISEKTAIQRLVSDISHQVKTPIANIKMYNTILRERSMSWKKQQEFLKSCDIQINKLDFLLQSMVKMSRLETGVLQICPKLYPIYDTLAEALGGVLVNAEKKNIHISVQCDPLLVVNHDKKWTSEALYNILDNAVKYTEKGGSIEIKADKWEFYTKIDIKDTGKGICEKNQGAIFKRFYREPEVHDEEGIGIGLYLSREIITMQKGYIQVKSKPGYGSIFSVFIPNH, from the coding sequence ATGTTTTATAAATCTTCTTCAAAGGGTATTTATATAAGCTGGGCAGCATCATGGATTTTTACCTTTATATGTTTTTGCTGTGTTACATTCCAGATAACAGAAAAATGGAGTCTGCGTCTTTTACTTCTTGGATTTGCAGGTCTTTTTCAGTTTATAGCCCTGTTGGCTGTGGCTGCCCTTAGAAGAAAAATTGTATATTTTTCTGAATCCATGAGTGTGTGTCTGGATAATATGATAAAAGGCAGTGAAGAGGTGCACTTTAATTTGGAAACAGAAACCTTAATGGCAAAACTCCAGATAAAATTAAAGCGTCTTTATGACATCATGGAAAATAACAGCAATAAAAATATAAGTGAGAAAACAGCCATACAAAGATTGGTATCTGATATCTCCCACCAGGTGAAAACCCCCATTGCCAACATAAAAATGTATAATACTATTTTAAGAGAGCGTTCAATGTCCTGGAAAAAGCAGCAGGAGTTTTTAAAGTCTTGCGATATCCAGATAAACAAACTGGATTTTCTCCTGCAGTCCATGGTTAAAATGTCCCGCTTGGAAACAGGAGTTCTTCAAATATGTCCAAAACTGTATCCTATTTATGATACATTGGCAGAGGCATTAGGAGGAGTGCTTGTAAATGCAGAGAAGAAGAATATCCATATTTCAGTACAATGTGATCCACTGCTGGTTGTTAACCATGATAAAAAATGGACAAGTGAAGCTCTCTATAATATTTTAGATAATGCAGTAAAGTATACAGAGAAGGGGGGCAGTATAGAAATAAAAGCAGATAAATGGGAATTTTATACAAAAATAGATATTAAGGATACAGGAAAAGGAATTTGTGAAAAGAACCAGGGGGCAATTTTTAAAAGATTTTACCGTGAGCCGGAGGTTCATGACGAAGAGGGCATTGGCATCGGACTTTATCTTTCCCGTGAAATTATTACCATGCAGAAAGGGTATATTCAGGTGAAATCTAAGCCTGGTTATGGCTCTATTTTTTCTGTTTTTATTCCAAATCACTAA